The following are from one region of the Arachis duranensis cultivar V14167 chromosome 10, aradu.V14167.gnm2.J7QH, whole genome shotgun sequence genome:
- the LOC127743105 gene encoding uncharacterized protein LOC127743105: protein MSQSFWYHVWRPCGTLAPLVPFVHISDSHLKLEDVWHHGHWRWDILCTMIPEKVKLDLMLFDPIKQAGDKTEDINHYFRTCQKACQIWISLNLGMTADDSSLDFVSWIRSNLNKNEFLFAAAFWWIWRDRNNDIFHQDDPWSKEKIVHLVKHAARDFSNVVINQKHIIPSSLKYNWEPPPMIVCKVNCDASVFENEQLAGFGCIIRDSMEIWIKGCSVSIPPSSVLCCELHAIWRGLVMA, encoded by the exons ATGTCTCAATCCTTTTGGTATCATGTTTGGCGACCATGTGGAACGCTAGCTCCTTTGGTTCCTTTTGTGCACATTTCTGATTCTCACTTGAAGTTAGAAGATGTCTGGCATCATGGGCATTGGCGGTGGGATATTCTTTGCACAATGATTCCGGAAAAAGTTAAACTTGATTTGATGCTCTTTGATCCTATCAAGCAGGCAGGAGATAAAACAG AGGATATTAACCACTACTTTAGGACTTGCCAAAAAGCTTGTCAGATTTGGATTAGCTTAAATTTGGGAATGACCGCTGATGACTCTAGTTTGGATTTTGTGTCTTGGATTCGTTCTAACCTCAACAAAAATGAGTTTCTCTTTGCAGCAGCCTTTTGGTGGATTTGGAGGGATAGGAACAATGACATCTTCCACCAAGATGATCCATGGAGTAAGGAGAAAATTGTTCATTTAGTTAAACATGCTGCTCGAGATTTCTCTAATGTTGTTATCAACCAAAAACAtattattccttcttctttgaaATATAACTGGGAACCACCTCCAATGATTGTCTGTAAAGTGAACTGCGATGCAAGCGTTTTTGAAAATGAGCAATTAGCTGGCTTTGGATGTATTATTAGAGATAGCATGGAAATTTGGATAAAAGGTTGTTCTGTCAGTATACCTCCTTCTAGTGTTCTCTGTTGTGAGCTTCATGCTATTTGGAGAGGGCTTGTTATGGCTTGA